A region of the Candidatus Limnocylindria bacterium genome:
GCGGGTACCCGGTAGGCGTTCCGCAGAGGACTCAGCTCCAAGTCCGAACTCATGCCCGGCGTACAAACCAAACCGGGACCCTTGCGGGCCCCGGTCCGGCACCTTTCGCGAGCCCACCGACCAGGCGGTGGACCGGCGGACGACAACGATATCGGGGCGCCCTGCGCAACCGATACCGGTAGCAGAACGTTTGGGCTAGTGGGCGGCTATTTGAGCTCGACCGTGGCGCCCGCGTCCTCGAGCTTCTTCTTGACAGCGTTCGCCTCGTCCTTGCCGATGTTCTCCTTGACCGGCTTCGGAGCCCCGTCCACGAGGTCTTTGGCCTCCTTCAGGCCCAGACCGGTGATCTCCCGGACCGTCTTGATGACGTTGATCTTTGAGGCGCCGGCCTCCTTCAGGACCACGGTGAACTCGGTCTTCTCCTCGGCCTCGGCCGGGGCGGCCGCACCGCCACCACCACCGGCCGCCGCCACGGCGACCGGCGCCGCGCTGACGCCCCAGCGGTCCTGTAGGTACTTGCCGAACTGGGCGATCTCCATGATCGACCAGGACTCGAGCTCGCCCGCGAGTTTGTCGAACTTCGGGTTGCTTTCGGTTGCGGTTGCCATGTCGATCTCCTTCTTATTGCGCGCGTGCGGTCAGCACGCGGATGAGGTTCTGGGCCGGTGCCTGGAAGAGTCCGGTGAGCTGAGCCAGTGGCGCCTGAAGGCTGCCGACGATCTGGCCCTGCAGGTACGCGCGGCTGGGCAGCCGTGCGAGGATCTGAACGTCGTCGACGGACATCGTGTGCCCGCCGATGAACGCGCCGAGGATGCGCAGTGACTTGAGGACACGCGCCTCGTCGACCATGCCCTTCGCGAGCTCGACCTCGTCGATCTTGCCGAGCGCCACCGCCGTCGGTCCGGCGAGCAGCGACGCGAGGGTTCCGCGCTCCGTCTTCGTGGCCGCACGCGTGAAGAGGCTGTTCTTCACGACGTGGTACTCCACGCCCTTCGGGCGGAGGCGCCTCCGCAGCTCTTGTAGCTCGCCGACCTTCAGGCCGCGGTAGTCGGTGACGATGACCGCGGTCGACCCGCGGAGCTGCTCCGCGAGCGCGTCCACGGCCCGGCTCTTCGCCGGGATGCCGCCGCCCTTCCGCTTGACCTTGGGTCCCGTCTTGATCTTCGCCATGTCACCCCCTGAGAACTACGAAGCCCTCGTTCCCGAACGGAAACGAGGGCAACAGCACGGCGACCGCCGTACTTCGTTCTCGCCTCCGCAGGACTTATCCCTTTCGGGCGCCGGCTTCTCTGGCTATTCAGTTGTGCGCTACGTGAATTATGCGGTCG
Encoded here:
- the rplL gene encoding 50S ribosomal protein L7/L12, whose protein sequence is MATATESNPKFDKLAGELESWSIMEIAQFGKYLQDRWGVSAAPVAVAAAGGGGGAAAPAEAEEKTEFTVVLKEAGASKINVIKTVREITGLGLKEAKDLVDGAPKPVKENIGKDEANAVKKKLEDAGATVELK
- the rplJ gene encoding 50S ribosomal protein L10 codes for the protein MAKIKTGPKVKRKGGGIPAKSRAVDALAEQLRGSTAVIVTDYRGLKVGELQELRRRLRPKGVEYHVVKNSLFTRAATKTERGTLASLLAGPTAVALGKIDEVELAKGMVDEARVLKSLRILGAFIGGHTMSVDDVQILARLPSRAYLQGQIVGSLQAPLAQLTGLFQAPAQNLIRVLTARAQ